A window of Thermodesulfovibrionales bacterium contains these coding sequences:
- a CDS encoding MerR family transcriptional regulator: MNRSSVENIVKARRPYPDKLFYKIGEVSKIADVEPYVLRYWETEFPFLRPRKNKSGQRVYVKKDLELVLQIKKMLHEERYTIEGVRKKFGENEPPKPIPTPVVQSSPREVIENVKKRLRAILSRLQ; encoded by the coding sequence ATGAATAGATCCTCTGTTGAGAACATCGTTAAGGCCAGGCGGCCTTATCCCGACAAACTCTTTTACAAGATCGGGGAGGTGAGCAAGATAGCCGATGTGGAGCCCTATGTCCTGAGGTACTGGGAAACGGAGTTCCCCTTTCTGAGACCGAGGAAGAACAAGTCAGGGCAGAGGGTTTACGTAAAAAAGGACCTGGAACTCGTCCTTCAGATAAAGAAGATGCTCCATGAAGAGCGATACACCATCGAAGGTGTGAGGAAGAAGTTCGGAGAGAACGAACCGCCGAAACCGATACCAACCCCCGTCGTCCAGTCCTCGCCAAGAGAAGTAATCGAAAACGTCAAGAAGAGGCTCAGAGCGATCCTGAGCAGACTCCAGTAA
- a CDS encoding integration host factor subunit alpha, whose translation MTKADLVDAVFGKVGLSKIESQNIIEMIFDTIRQTLVEGESVKVSGFGTFNVKKKNARRGRNPKTGADLEITPRKVITFKASNQLKDVVEKVHE comes from the coding sequence ATGACAAAAGCTGATCTCGTTGACGCAGTATTCGGAAAGGTGGGACTTTCCAAGATCGAGTCCCAAAATATTATCGAGATGATCTTTGACACCATCCGACAGACCCTCGTCGAGGGAGAATCGGTAAAGGTCTCGGGTTTCGGCACATTCAATGTGAAGAAGAAGAATGCGAGAAGGGGAAGGAATCCCAAAACCGGCGCTGATCTTGAGATCACGCCGCGCAAGGTCATTACCTTCAAGGCGAGTAACCAGCTCAAAGACGTCGTAGAAAAGGTACATGAATAG